The sequence AGGCAGGCGACGAGGCGCGCGGGACGGCGGTCGGTGAGCACACGCGCCACGGTGTCGGCGAATCCTCGCACGGCGTTCACCGGCGTGCCGTCCGGCGCGGTCATCGACTCGGGCAGCGCGAAGAACGAACGGAAATAGAGGCTCGCGGCGTCGAGCAGCACCAGCGGGGCAGTCACGCGACCAGCCTGCCACATCGTGATGACATCGGTGGGTGTGCCGTGCGGGCGCCACGCCTGCCGCAGGGCTAGGCTCACGGCCATGTCGCGTCGTTCTCTGCATTTCCCCGCTCCCGATGCCGCCACCCTCCGCGCGCGAATCGATCGCGCCCGCAGCGCCACGGCGGACGCGGCGACGGACGCACTCCTGATCGGACCCGGCTCCGACCTGCGCTATGTGATCGGTCAGGCAGGCGGTTCGTTCGAGCGCCTCTCCGTGCTGCTGGTTCCAGCCACGGACGCCGCTCCCACCCTGGTGGTTCCCGCGCTGGAGGCGCCCGGGTTCGCCGACGTGCCCACCGGCGAACTCGGGGTCGAGGTGGTGACGTGGGTTGATGGCGAGGACCCGTACCGGATCGTGGCCGACCGCCTCGGTAATCCCGGTCGCGTGGCTGTGAGCGACACGATGGCAGCCCTCCACGTGCTGCGGTTGCGGGATGCGATGGCCGGCGCCGAGCAGACGCTCGCCGGCCCGGTGCTGCGGCACCTGCGCATGTGCAAGGACGCGGCCGAACTCGCCGCACTGCGCCGCGCGGCCGAAGCCATCGACAGGGTGCACGCGCGCATCGGTGAGTGGCTGCGGCCAGGCCGGACCGAGGCCGAGGTGGGCGCCGACATCGCCGAGGCCATCGTCGAGGAGGGGCACACGCACGCCGACTTCGTGATCGTGGGCTCCGGCCCGAACGGCGCGAGCCCTCATCACGACGTGTCCGACCGCGTGATCGAGAAGGGCGACGTGGTCGTCGTGGACATCGGCGGGCCGATTCCCGAGGGCTACAACTCGGACTCCACGCGCACCTACGTGCTCGGGCAGCCCGACCCGAAGGTGGCCGAGGAGTACGCGGTGCTCCAGCGCGCGCAGGAGACCGCAGTGCGAGCGGTGCGGCCGGGTGTCACCGCTCACGAGGTGGACGCCGCGGCCCGCGACATCCTCACCGAGGCCGGGCTCGGCGAGCTGTTCATTCACCGCACGGGCCACGGCATCGGCCTCGACGTGCACGAGGACCCCTACATCGTGAGCGGCAACGATCTGCCGTTGCAGCCGGGCATGGTGTTCAGCATCGAGCCCGGCATCTACCGGGCGGGGCAGTGGGGCGCCCGTATCGAGGACATCGTCGTGGTCACCGCCGACGGAGTGGAGCCGCTGAACACGCGCCCGCACGACCTCACCGTGCTGCCCGACGATGACGCCTAGGGGTCTGGAACCGCTCGACCAGGCGATCGTGCGGGAGCTGGCGGCCGACGGCCGCCGCAGCTTCACGGACTTGGCCGAGCGGGTCGGTCTTTCGGTCTCGGCCGTGCACCAGCGGGTGCGCAGGCTGGAGCAGCGTGGCGTCATCCGTGGCTACACCGCCCGGCTCGACGGGGAGCAGATCGGGCTGCCGCTGACGGCGCTGATCTCGTTGACGCCCAACGATCCGGCCGCGCCCGACGACTACCCACAGCGGCTGGAACACATCTCGGAGATCGAGTCGTGCTACTCCGTGGCGGGTGACGAGTCGTACGTGCTGCTCGTGCGCGTCGCCTCACCGCTGGCGCTCGAGGATCTGCTCCGCCGCATCCGCGAATCGGCGAAGGTGTCCACGCGCACCACCGTGGTGCTCTCCACGCCGTTCGAAGGCCGCTCGCCGACGCTGTGACGAGCTGCCCCACGGCGTGTCCGCACCTTATGCACGGGTGCTTGCACTTCCCGCACGCGTGTCGGCACCTGTCCACTCCTCGTGCACCCCACCACGCCTGAGGTCGGGTGTTGCCCGACCGGCTTCGCGGACTCACCCCGGCACAGCACCCTTCCGCGTTACCATGGCGCCCATGGCAACGCGGAAGGTGACGGTGTCGCTCGACGACGGTGTGCTGGCGTTCGCCGAGAAAGCGGC comes from Saccharomonospora xinjiangensis XJ-54 and encodes:
- a CDS encoding M24 family metallopeptidase; this translates as MSRRSLHFPAPDAATLRARIDRARSATADAATDALLIGPGSDLRYVIGQAGGSFERLSVLLVPATDAAPTLVVPALEAPGFADVPTGELGVEVVTWVDGEDPYRIVADRLGNPGRVAVSDTMAALHVLRLRDAMAGAEQTLAGPVLRHLRMCKDAAELAALRRAAEAIDRVHARIGEWLRPGRTEAEVGADIAEAIVEEGHTHADFVIVGSGPNGASPHHDVSDRVIEKGDVVVVDIGGPIPEGYNSDSTRTYVLGQPDPKVAEEYAVLQRAQETAVRAVRPGVTAHEVDAAARDILTEAGLGELFIHRTGHGIGLDVHEDPYIVSGNDLPLQPGMVFSIEPGIYRAGQWGARIEDIVVVTADGVEPLNTRPHDLTVLPDDDA
- a CDS encoding Lrp/AsnC family transcriptional regulator; this encodes MTPRGLEPLDQAIVRELAADGRRSFTDLAERVGLSVSAVHQRVRRLEQRGVIRGYTARLDGEQIGLPLTALISLTPNDPAAPDDYPQRLEHISEIESCYSVAGDESYVLLVRVASPLALEDLLRRIRESAKVSTRTTVVLSTPFEGRSPTL